The following coding sequences are from one Sesamum indicum cultivar Zhongzhi No. 13 linkage group LG11, S_indicum_v1.0, whole genome shotgun sequence window:
- the LOC105173931 gene encoding probable aspartic protease At2g35615 — MRMTCTHRLVAVLAVIFHVLIVTSKTSAIILQHSKLALRLIHRDSIALSPLYKPKLSFSDHAIHAINSSRARLGNYSSTKISISSVSLDDISAPIVPMEDGSIFMVNISIGEPPIPQLLAMDTGSQLIWVHCTRCKGCNNVFDPKLSSTYTQLSSNSPECDKFAHGHQDQESQCSYRIRYNDESTSRGVLAMEKFTFVTSTGGTVQVPDVVFGCAIDTNGSVGDLNGVLGLEAPERYYFAAGSGNKFSYCIGNISDTQYMYNQLILGDGAVIQGDSTPLQTIDRYYIVTLEGISVGGKQLAIYDQGEFHFNVTIDSGTTYTQLVKSAYEPLMMEVKNLVNGVLKPAKVRNGENLLCYLGDLERDLKGFPLVTLHFAEGINVDLDVEAVFQRSSDGSAFCMAMVESRENILGIRAQQYYNVGFDLDAKRVSFQRIDCELLED; from the coding sequence ATGAGAATGACATGTACTCACAGGCTTGTTGCTGTATTAGCTGTAATTTTCCATGTTCTCATTGTTACAAGCAAAACCAGCGCTATCATCCTACAACATAGCAAGCTCGCCCTTAGGCTTATTCACCGTGATTCTATAGCTTTGTCACCTCTCTACAAACCAAAACTCAGCTTCTCCGATCATGCGATCCATGCAATAAATAGCTCACGAGCTCGTCTTGGTAACTATTCAAGCACAAAGATCAGCATAAGCTCTGTGTCCCTTGATGACATTAGTGCTCCCATAGTTCCCATGGAAGATGGTAgcatttttatggtgaatatTTCAATAGGTGAGCCTCCAATTCCCCAACTTCTGGCAATGGATACTGGAAGTCAATTGATATGGGTTCATTGTACCCGTTGCAAAGGGTGTAACAATGTGTTTGATCCTAAACTGTCGTCCACCTACACTCAATTATCAAGTAATTCTCCTGAATGCGACAAATTTGCACACGGTCATCAGGATCAAGAATCGCAGTGTTCGTATAGGATAAGATACAATGACGAGTCCACCAGCAGAGGTGTACTGGCAATGGAGAAGTTCACATTTGTAACATCCACTGGAGGCACAGTGCAAGTACCTGACGTAGTGTTTGGATGTGCAATCGACACTAATGGAAGTGTGGGTGACTTAAATGGCGTTCTTGGGTTAGAAGCTCCTGAAAGATACTATTTTGCGGCTGGTAGTGGTAATAAATTTTCGTATTGCATAGGGAATATAAGCGACACTCAGTATATGTACAACCAGCTGATATTGGGCGATGGAGCCGTCATTCAAGGTGATTCGACTCCATTGCAAACCATAGATCGCTACTACATTGTAACTCTGGAAGGAATAAGCGTGGGAGGGAAGCAACTAGCAATCTACGATCAAGGAGAGTTCCATTTTAACGTCACAATTGATTCAGGCACGACGTACACTCAACTGGTGAAGAGCGCCTACGAGCCACTTATGATGGAAGTGAAGAACTTGGTGAATGGTGTGCTAAAACCTGCAAAAGTTAGAAACGGTGAGAATCTGCTTTGTTATTTGGGAGATTTGGAAAGAGACCTCAAAGGATTCCCTCTTGTGACTTTGCATTTTGCTGAGGGAATTAACGTAGATTTGGATGTTGAAGCTGTGTTTCAACGATCTAGTGATGGATCAGCTTTCTGCATGGCTATGGTTGAatcaagagaaaatatattaggAATAAGGGCACAGCAATACTACAATGTGGGCTTTGATTTGGATGCAAAGAGAGTGAGTTTTCAGAGAATTGACTGTGAACTCCTTGAAGACTAA
- the LOC105173932 gene encoding aspartic proteinase CDR1 — protein sequence MRKSYIVLRSLYSVISFTFLVLMVCFSTKVATKNAAANRTKLVLRLIHRDSILAALSNPNPTISDLTNNAINTSRARLAYIQGTSTAGSPLSQEDIRGPLVPESRLFFINISIGEPPVPQLIALDTGSDLTWLQHPPCTGCPIYDPKLSATYTELSCDPKYQCSNYSHLSGCGQESRCTFAIGYLDGSRCTGIMALEKFTFESSSGGTSEMPYLVFGYGLESHGNVRQLTGILGLQVHNQYSLISRVGKKFSYCIGNINDPHYMYNQLILGEGAVLQGYSTPLEFRSNHYRVTLEGISVGQKQLQIVNPQDFHFNVVIDTGSTLTLLLRSAFEPLKEEVMNYLDGLLPLVKVKNAGERPCYWGNMEQDLKGFPLVTLHLAEGADVYLDVEGMFWRANDYVFCMAVDVTKNGLNVIGILAQQYCNIGFDLNAMKVSFQRIECELLED from the coding sequence ATGAGGAAGTCTTACATTGTACTTCGAAGTCTTTATTCTGTCATATCTTTCACTTTTCTTGTTCTCATGGTCTGTTTCTCAACAAAGGTGGCCACCAAGAATGCTGCTGCAAATCGTACTAAGCTCGTTCTCCGACTCATTCACCGTGATTCCATTTTAGCTGCGTTGTCAAATCCAAATCCCACCATTTCAGATCTTACAAACAATGCCATAAATACTTCACGAGCACGTCTAGCTTATATACAAGGAACGAGTACTGCTGGAAGCCCTTTATCTCAGGAGGACATTAGAGGTCCTCTGGTTCCAGAAAGTAGACTCTTCTTCATAAATATCTCAATAGGGGAGCCTCCAGTTCCACAACTTATAGCTCTGGACACTGGAAGCGATTTGACATGGCTTCAGCATCCCCCTTGCACTGGCTGCCCCATTTATGATCCTAAACTATCAGCCACCTACACTGAACTTTCATGTGACCCTAAATATCAATGCAGTAATTATTCTCACCTGTCTGGCTGCGGACAAGAATCCCGATGTACATTTGCCATAGGATATTTAGATGGGTCAAGGTGCACAGGCATCATGGCCTTAGAAAAGTTCACATTCGAATCATCCAGTGGGGGCACATCGGAAATGCCTTACTTAGTGTTCGGTTATGGACTTGAAAGTCATGGAAATGTTCGTCAACTAACTGGGATTCTTGGACTCCAAGTTCATAACCAATACTCTTTAATCTCTCGTGTaggtaaaaaattttcatactgTATAGGAAACATTAACGATCCTCATTACATGTACAACCAGCTGATATTAGGCGAAGGAGCTGTTCTTCAAGGCTATTCGACACCCTTGGAGTTTAGGAGCAATCACTATAGAGTCACCCTAGAAGGAATTTCTGTGGGGCAGAAGCAACTTCAAATAGTGAACCCACAAGATTTCCATTTTAATGTTGTGATTGACACGGGCTCAACGTTAACTCTTCTGCTGAGAAGTGCTTTTGAACCACTGAAGGAAGAAGTGATGAACTATTTGGATGGTTTATTGCCGCTAGTAAAAGTTAAGAACGCTGGGGAACGTCCGTGCTACTGGGGGAATATGGAACAGGATCTCAAAGGATTCCCACTAGTGACGTTGCATCTTGCCGAGGGAGCTGATGTCTATTTGGACGTTGAAGGCATGTTCTGGAGAGCAAACGACTACGTCTTCTGCATGGCTGTGGATGTTACAAAAAACGGCCTCAATGTTATAGGAATACTAGCACAGCAATACTGTAATATTGGTTTTGACTTGAATGCAATGAAGGTCAGCTTCCAAAGAATTGAATGTGAACTCCTTGAAGACTAG